From Solanum lycopersicum chromosome 4, SLM_r2.1:
tttaattataacttaatatatatatatattattaaatttctttattatgtaatagtaataatgagaATTCTCATTTCATGGAACAATTGATTTGCAGTGTTTCCATTGtgacttatttttttctaattatatcCTTACATAGTATTTCATAATTATCCATTatcctttattatttaattctagTCAAACTTTCTattctaaaatattatcaaacaacaacaaataataccgtctaatcaaaattatattcactataaatataatataataaatattgatataacataatatattataaaataatacctAAACAACAATCAAAAGAATGTAACACCTCCAATCAAAAGGTATAATACTATgacattttcatatttataataatttgagTGCAACAAACCcctcaaaatcaaaaaatatatatataaaaaaagatgcAACGGATGAAGCAACGGGTAGGGGAAATATCTACCCGATGTCTAGTTATTTGAAGTAGAGAGACTCAGAAGCTGACAACAAGGAAAATGGGCAGTAGAGTTTTGAGGGGCAGGGGACATAAATATCTTGTGGAGTAGAAGATATTTAGAACAAGGGCCTCATGTTATATCCAATGGCTAAcaattatttgattttgtttttatttaaattttcatatttgattttaattgtACACGTGGCACAATTTCCTATGAGATTTCAATCTCCTTATAGCTACTTTCCCATAAACTTCTATTTTTCGGATGGACCTGCTGTTTCAATGGGCATAATGGCAACATTCATGTCATGCATACATTTTGAACGTTTCGACTTCTCATTGGTCAACCACTcaattgttgaaatgaatatttctttttattttcaatttttgggtcgatgtagtttttatttatcaatatttaaagttaacatgattttttatttagtatttaattatttactcattttaaatattattttatttgtttaataaaatttatttatttttttgtttgataggatgttttgaataagaataaaaatatattcaatttttttttaaaaaaaatttattgaaatttcaAGCTAAATTTAGGATCCAATATATGTATCATTCCTAAAACTATGGATTGAGACAtggaaaataagttaaaattcaGCAATGTGTAAATTAATAtgcgtttatttatttttattaaataaagctACCTTATACTATAAGGGGGTcttactgttttttttttcgtttgatGCTTTGGAACCCAAACAATAAAAGGACAAAAGATTTGAGGAAAAAAATGGGTCCTTGAAATTGAAAAGATATTAAGGATTCATTTGATTATGCgatatgaaattataaaataaaattaaaattttatttgaatatgagatttgaactttttgtgttatatattttctcataaacataagTATCAACAAAttgtaaaactataaatatataacCCCAATTATCTATTCAATCTTACTGAATAGAATTTTTGTTGAAGTTAGGTTGGCagctaataaaaatatttttcaattagtGCCATTGTTGGcaatttcacatttaaaaatGCATTAATTTCGTGctaaaatcaaacatattgcGAATTTCAAACGCACATcattaattttgtcatttttcatattaaCTTGCTTTAAACTTTTACATACGTAGTCGAAAGAGAAGAATTTTTATTacgaaaaatcaaaaatatgcCCTTACCCGTTCTTATTTATATTCACCAAATCAATTCatactttatcatttatattcatcaaatttaaagtaataataaatatgttgttgatgataataaattttaaaaagtaatgaaatgtttataaattttatttacatataaaataaatggttAGTAGATATAAAGGTTAGTgctaaaaaatgtaatttcatctCATAAGATGAAATTAGCGTGAAATCACATGTCAAAAAGTTGATCTTATCTCACAATTTTATATCGTGATATTATATCGCATGATTAAACGCCTACTAAGATTCTCTTTAAAACGATTGAATGGGCGGGAGGATCAACACAACTTGAAAAGTTAAAacaagaaattcaaatttttttctttcttgtcgACATAAATTAATCGAAGGatgattattgtaatttttggATCAGTTAAAGGAATGTTTATTGGTTTACTATGATaaaacacacacatatatttaACGTAGGGCCATagttcaaatatataattttagtcaaaattcaaatgaagaaagccaacaaaaaatagaattaaaatcACTTCTCATCTGGAATATTGGATGTCTCATTTTGTTACGTTTTTATGTGGGTAATAATTGTCAAGAAGGAGAACATATAGGACATACATTTGAGGGAAATTATTGACATAAATTAAcgctcattaaaaaaaaatcaaaatcaacaaatgtataatattcattatatatattgagtactaatgaatataaatatttttttttatagtaaaagGTCATTTAGGTTATCTAGATTACGTAGTAAAATTaccttttctttaaaaaattgtttcatGAAGTACTAAATCAAATTAATGAGCATGTTATCATACATAAAGTCACACGACAAAACTACCTAAAAGTTAATACATGAAAAAGGCAAATTCCAATTTAGCTTAAATTCCATAATTAGGATTAGATTCTTAAAGAATCTGCTATAGGAATTGTTGagttttaaaaaggtgtgaatggaaaaaatgaagagttgcgatttttatgaagagttgtaacttttatgaaatgttgtgatttttatgaaaaattgttacttttacgaaaagttgtgatttttatgaaaggtgacgacctttctgaaagattgtgactttttccaaaggtttgtgacctttccggtaaggcacaataagaactttttcgcactaccctttgttttctataaattgaaggatttcctctcattttaatatagaattcatggacttcttcttcaactactaaatctagtattctaagtgtactttactgtcgttgagtggttcgctgacaccagagtttttggtatctatactctggtgattgagataattttaccctgggaggtcatattccaaatcaaacctcagatactagaggggaataatttccttaaggggacattgtgaaattggtacgtgttttacaaattttagatttgtgaattaatttcagttcttctattcttttgttcttcactggttcattaaacttgatAACTTCGTGTTtttgcaaagtttgttggaattagtaagattctttagacacatattaacaacaatttttctttaagaaaaatatttcgtatatttttaaaaaaaaatatttttgattttagtttctctactagttttaattttctagttgtgaaaatattcttaaactttgttgtcttacaaagatgttcaaaattttgttctaaatatatttgaaacacaagatgaacaaaAGGAATAACAATCTAGAACtacataattatttcaaacaatCATCATTTGTAACATGTATATCTTCATAGtgtttaaaataatgtataaagagtgtattaatttaaatataatttacataaattttatagctTAAAGAGTTAATTACATgtaatcttttttaaattactaaaatttttaaattttgaatacatCATTAGATTTCAAAtacacaaaattttcaaatacatcaCTGACATCTTGATACGTAAGTGAGGGATGTATTTGAGAGGAGATGAATGAATCAGAGAGGGGATAGAATAAATGGATACATTAGCAGCTATTCGAATACATATGTGAGGGATGTATCAGAGAATGAAGAATATATCCGAAAGGGTATAAGAATGTATTAGTGAGAGGAAAATGACGTATTcaaaagagatttttaaaaaaaataattaaatggtagaaaattataaaattatgataaaataaggtATATACTTcgataatttttctttaatttaaatatgttaactATCATAAGGGTTGTCATTCCTTTTTTTGGCACATGTAGTAGTCTCTCCAGTTCGATTTGGGTTCTATTGTGATTGAATATAaagtttagaaataaataagaattttgGTATGTGATCTTAGTagtaatatattcaataaaatcttATAAACGGAATATTGAGAGGGTTAAAGTGTAGCATATCTAATCACTATCTTGTGAAGATAAAAATGTTTCTAAAAGATATTTAACTAAATATAGTAAATTCAAGTAAAAAGAATAAGACATGGAGATAAAAATGTTTCTGAAAGATATTTAACTGaatatagtaaattaaaatagaaagaataagaTAGAAACTAGCAAGTGGAGCAATGTAAATCGTACTAAAAAGgaataataacacaaaattatGTGATAATCAAAACACTATAAATAATCGAAAATAAATTGATATCACTAgcaaaaatacaatatataatacaattaaaataacGATAAACATCAACAAATTCAAATCCTCAAAAAgcaataattttatattctagTACGCTTCTTTCACACCTTCCAATCAATGAATATGATGTCCTCACACCTCTTCCCAAggcctatttatttttattttaactcaaaGAAGGGATGGTTTTTAGGGGGGGGTTAAGAAGcattattaaaataatgaaaatgtcAATGGAACAATCTAGAACAATGAAGTGGAAGATCCCATGATGAAGTGAAACTTCTCCTGAGCACtcaaataaaatagagaaaaaaaaagttaaaagaggACGGTGCCTACTGATAAAGTTGTCATTAAATTTATCATTCACCCttgttaatataattaaattaatgaattatttataCGAATGTGTCAAATGGGATATCGTGGCTTCCTATTAGCCGTCCACGTGTTACTCAAATATAAGATGGTCTTTATCAATGGACTCTACACTCCATAGGACCAATCAAAGTCAAGTTAGCTAAGTTTTGAAAGGTTGGAAAAATGACAAAAGGAGTAGGTATTTTTGAGATCATTAGAATGGGATATTCTTACTAGAGTATATCATAGTATGGATCTTTAAATGAATCTCAATAAATTAGAATGattattaaaatatgttttcaatatagtttattattatttcattgttaATCGTTATCATCATTCACTATTGAAAGTTATTGTTACTTGTTGTCGCTCAtcatattaattgttattaacAATTATTATCATCAATCACTATTAGAGTCACCAATTACAATTCACTATTATCATAATCGATCATTACTATGTGTCGCCAATTGTTATCACCATCATTAACTATCGTTATTATTCaccataattatttttgtttatcacgAACTATTATAATCAACAAGCATCATTAATTACTATTGTCAAACACTTTTACCACTAGCTACTACCTATGACGATTAGTCGATTACCATCACCCAACATGATTCTCATTTAAGAAGCATATATAGAAACGGATCCAACATTTAAAAATGATCAGATAACTACTGGGCTGTGACTACAACATATCAAGCCCAGAACGTGCTAGTCTGTTTGGGCTTGAACGAAATCTCTGACACGGCATCTTACAAGCCTAGCCCAAATAGGAGACAGTTTTGAAATTTCAGTTCTAAAATGTGATACAATAACAGGAAAATTACATGTATAAGTAGATATatattagtaattaattaatatagctataatttgatttgattataacttttgacttattttatctataattatGCGGTccagatttttaattttgtataataaattatatttgtataactcGAAATTTGTATAACTTTGTATAATTCAGAATTTGAATAGTTatgtacttttataatatttgtaattgtataaatttgttattttgagttcatataaaaaataattgaattatataaatgtacCCACGAATAATATAAACCTGCGAATCATATAAATTTGCAAATTATATAGACGAAATAGTTTAAAGTATTATAGCTACAATCTATAAATATGCAAACTATAATTATGGAgtataattaagtttattataatACTATTTGGAAAGTTCCCTATAATAATGTGAGCCTTAAATAATGCGttaaaatgactaaactaaCCCTATAACTTTTTCTGTCTTGTTTAAAAAGTGAACAAATATATGTATACTAATATGCAATATGTCAAACCAAACCAAAACTAATCTCAATTAATCCTTGTGATAGTAATCATTACATGATTTTtgcataattatatatatctaattagagtattaaagacaaaataataatGGGATTAGATAAATCCAACAAGAGATTACCTAATTTAGCTGACGACAAACATAAAACCTCTTTCatattagaaatataatatcaCTATCTAATAagataaatactaaaaatattccacttataaattttttagttaaGATTTACGTCAAAATTTAGGTATGATAGAAAATTATACTTAACTAAATTTTCCTCAACAATTTTATCATCAATAAACTAATATTATCCGTGCAAATAACCTAATTAatatctctctctatatataggatgtttaataaaatactaaatatcACACAATAATAATCTCTTACAAAAACAAATTgtttttaccaaaaatattactCCACTTTTATTAGGTGAAAATGTAATATATAGCTCTTTATCTCTAAGTTAAgaatttaaagttaattatgaatttcaaaataattgtcaCGTATTGCTTTTGAAGAgtctattaaattaaatttgattagattaataaaatgtttcgaaaccaaactttaaatttaaaaactacatataaatgataattcttctcatataTAATCAATACAGTGTGAAAATACATCAAAGAATATTCTTCAAAGTACAATTAAAAGGATAAAAGGAGTACAATactatgtatatttattttaaacaaaaatcaaGTATAACAATAAACTCTtattcaatattcataaatttaaactCCAACttgttaatatataattaacaaGTAAGATTATCCCCAGTATCAACACCAAGTTGTTGACAATATTGAGTATAATACTCAACCCTTCTAGCAACAGTTTGTGGATTACCACCATCACATTCAATTTGTCCATTAATAGCTCTAATTGTTGGGCCAAATCCTTGTCCAGAAGTAATTAAAGAATGACAATTGTTCATCCAATACCATAAAGctgttttaaatgaaataacACCATCTCTTCCTACTATGTCTGGATCATTTAATCCATCAAATCCAATTGATTGCCCTGCTGGACCATAATTAAAGTTCCATGATAGTTGAATTGGTCCTCTACCATAGTAGTTTTTCCCTGAGACACAAGGGTAATCTGTGTTGTTCTCATCACAATAGTCTCCTGATGGACCATTTATCTCATTTATGTAGCACATGTCTGTTGTGTAAAGTCAAACAAACAAGGAATTAGTTTGATTAGTTGTAAAGTACTGACAATCGATGAAAAAAAAGTCTCATATTAGTGATTAATAAGATTGGTGATCTACTACGTACTCTGCTTATGAGGTTAGGGAAATCCTCCTCCCCATTAGAGTTAGACTTTTTGGGGGGATGAGTTATGTCGAAGATCTAATTAATTTCTGGAGGttgattttatttcatttttcataaaaaaaaatacgacCTTCGTGAGGTTGGTTTTTTTCAAGTTACGTAATCTTAAAATGCACCAATTGGGGTTCGAACCTTTATCTTTCGACAAGAGTTAGATGCTTTAGATGGTAATCAAGCACCCATAACCTTCAAATCTAAGATTGTGAATTCGACTAATAAAAAAAGTGGCATCTCATGAGGAAGGTaaactatttcaaaaaataacttcTACAACTAACTTCAAGACTATGtttgtcattttcttttcaaatatatattgatattaataaacACTTTGGGaacatatataagaaaagaatgttaattgccgctaaacacacacatatatatagcaGTAATTAACTTTTAATTGTCGCTAATGACATTTTTTATGCGGTGGATGGTCCatattttatctcttttttttttttttgaaaaaattgattcaatgCAAGAAAACCAAGATCGAATTGCATTTTTACCATTTTAACGCTTAAAAAGTGATCCTTTTTAAACGATACGATAGACTAAAATCATAAGACCACTAAAGCATCTGTTTTAACGAAAAAATAAGTGTAAGCAAACTTACGTCCAGTTTCATGTGTGACATGAGCGAAGAAAGCAGCAATTTCACGCTTAGAATCATCAGTAGAACCAACAGTTCCAAAATTACTGTAAGATTGAAGAGCTTCAAGAAATCTCTCTCTTGTATAAAACCCTTTTCCTTCACAACTAGAAGCACCTTGATCAGCAATTCCATTAAAAAATGCATTAGTTACAACATCAGAAACTATAactccattattattattgcttgGAGTAGTACTAAAACAAGGTCCCCCTTGACACCCTTCACCACAATAATCATTTCCACTTCCACAATAACCCCATTTACTGCAACACAAATCCGATGAACAACCACAATCTTGTGCCAAGACTAGTCTTGATGCTATAGACAATgtgaaaaatagaaagaaaaatgcTTTTGATGAAGAGAAGAAGTTCATTTTTGTTGAGTTGTGTGGAAGGAAGTATGGGGAGGGGGGAGTATTTATAGATGTATGGGAAAATTGAATATTGTTATGGATTAAGCCACTATTGTTGAattgttcaaatttttaatattagtgGACCAAACTTTTATTCATATTGGTTGACTTTGACATTTTTGAGCCATTATAACTCCCtccctttcatattcatattagtTGATTATTAGTTGCTCCCTcaattttactaaaaataatctagtttgacttgataaaaatttaagaaaataaaattttttttgatcatgtgatcataaattaaaattatgtcaaatgtataaaattatttttttaattttgtgactTTAAACATATCAGGTGTAAAATTGTtaccagaaaaagaaaaagatcattctattttaaacagactaaaaaagaaaggatgtcattctttttaaatggggtaagtattttatttttctatatattcttgcaattttttaaaatagcttttatattatttgtaaaatttcgaataaattttgttaaagaatgaagtaaaattattttttaaattatttataatttcttaagtatggtgtaaaatgaaaaataaattgaaaggaAGGAGTATGATTTTGTCAAACGAAGAGAAAAAAGTCATTTATGTGCTAGCTAGCTAgaagtagttttttttttttccttttttctcatttttctttctGCTTCTAGAATTGAGCTTACCATGCATGCACCATACAAGTTGCATAAATTTGAGTCAAACATAAATATAGATTTAGCTgtgtaattaaatttatataggCAAACATTTTGTTTGTAATCattgtaattatataatgaTAAACAAGATAGGTACTAATTATCAGAATCGTGTAATATTatctcaataattaattaatttacgtCAAATTGAAGATCACAATGCAATATGATTTTCCAAATAAATGTGTGCTTATATATTCTAGAATCATTGCTTTTATTtaactataaatataatttggaaccttttttttgtattttatttagttataaAAGATTAAGATTACTAAATGAcagagatttttttaaaaaaagaaacactATTTTGATAATGAAAGTTCACTAAAATATGTCTAGTCATCCCGATATTGATGGTTTGAATTTACTTTTGGAATTAAGTGtattaaaaaagataatatatataaaaagtaatactTTAATTGATAGTATGTaataagataataattttttaatatttcttttttgtattgcTTATTGACTCATTCATCGTTAACATAATTAcataaatgtaattttaataatattaggtACAATCATTCACGGGTTTATTAATAGGACAAATGTTAGTGGTAACGGATAATTAAGGACGTTCatgttataatataataatcattaaaatatgAAGGTTATTAATAAAGTTCTTAGCGAACTTTAATTAAACTTATAAGCTTAGTTTATTaggatttaattgatttaatggatcgatataaaataaaaataaattttttattaatatagatTGTAAATATGTGATACAATGATGAAATTGtttcattataaatataataagagaaaaaaagatttaattcGAATTTTATCATAGAATATCTCAAAAAATTTTATGTGAACCTTTTCGTGGAATAGTTAATGAGATGTACAATTTGGATTGTAACATTATGAACACGTAGGAAAagaacatttattttttcttcaacctAAAGAAAATGTCAAACCCTTTGACTCAATCtatataacaataaatataCAAGATTTTGTTAATACCTTTCTCTTGTaatgatatttaacttttattttaatattatctatttgataaaaaattatcaatcaaactatttttttaattataatttcatcTTATTTGTGTGTTTTGAAATTGATCTTGTACCTCTATTGATGgaaattttgtaaaatcaaaTTATGTCTCGTAAAGCATAACTTGTatcttacaattttttcttttgtaaggCATAATTTGTATCAAATTATGTCTCGTAAAGCATAACTTGtatcttacaatttttttttgtaaagcaTAATTTGTACCAAATTATGTCTCGTAAAGCATAACTCGTACCttacaaatatttctttttaaggCATAATTTGTACcttgtaaatttattttgtctcgtgatttttatttttattttcaatgtcACAAACATTTTTGGCCACTTTTTTTAAACACTCTTTGAGTGAagcaaattataaattataaattaaggggcaaaaattaaaaactacaGGGGACATGTTCTTTATTTGGTTAAGTAGTCATTGGTTTCTTATAAATTGTTGACAAATTGATATCATGTTTTTTAATGCAATTGTTAAAATCATTCTATATAGATTTCGGTAAGGTAAGTGAAATAAGTGAACTTAGCTTGGTGAAAGAGATTTAGCCAATGAAATTGTTAAAATCATTCTATATTGATATGTTGACATGAGAATTGGAAGTAAAAGAAGATTTTATAGAattcttattatttaatttgatttgtgGATCGAATCAAGTGGAAGattaaatataacatatttgtTTCATGATTAGCCTACTTGCACGGAGAGTATCTTAGATTTTGTTGATAACATCTTAAATAAATACATCACATATTCTCATCGAGTTATAAGGATAATAAGGAAGTGAGCTTTGTATCGTGAAATTTTAGATGACTAACCAACTAAGTCACACTATAATATTTTAGCTCTTCAACGATCCCTAAAAATTGTGGCATAAACCATCAAAAGGTGCCGTCATTGATCAAATGccacatttttaaattttagtcaaCACTTTCAAGgggtgataaaaaaaaatataatgtttgaAATGTCGTCATTTTAGATGTTACGCTTAAAAAGCATGGCCTATTAGATGACAAAAATTATGCTTTTCAAATCTTTGAAAACACGAAAAGAAACATTGTTAAACTCTTTATCAACAATGAAATACCAAAAGTTCTATCCTTCCCTCTTCAATGTAAAGGCAAATGCCTTTGGcgtcattttaattttagtaaaaaattagGACTTCGAAATCACTAAtcaatatgtttttctctcCAGCATTTTTTTGCTTATGGTTCAATATTCTGATGTCTTAGGTGTAGAAAGAGCGCACCAATCTATTTTGAACATAGTGGTTAAACTCTACTACACCGAAGCAACTGTAGGAGAGatccaacaacaaaaaataaaaagcttGACACCTCTCATTGTTATCATTttgataaaatgaataaaaaaaaaataaaaaaaatcaaaaggccTCTTTTTTCAAAACCCAATTATGACATCCCTCATCCCCTATTTCATGCTTTGGAACACAACCTTGTTATAAACTTATAGAGATATACATACTTTTACATCTTTGTAATTTGGTATGGCTTGggagaagatttttttttcaagagtACTACGAGAATCAAATCTAGTAAAGACAAAATGAGATCTTAT
This genomic window contains:
- the LOC101256086 gene encoding endochitinase EP3 — translated: MNFFSSSKAFFFLFFTLSIASRLVLAQDCGCSSDLCCSKWGYCGSGNDYCGEGCQGGPCFSTTPSNNNNGVIVSDVVTNAFFNGIADQGASSCEGKGFYTRERFLEALQSYSNFGTVGSTDDSKREIAAFFAHVTHETGHMCYINEINGPSGDYCDENNTDYPCVSGKNYYGRGPIQLSWNFNYGPAGQSIGFDGLNDPDIVGRDGVISFKTALWYWMNNCHSLITSGQGFGPTIRAINGQIECDGGNPQTVARRVEYYTQYCQQLGVDTGDNLTC